The genomic window CCATTTAATCCCATAATGCCTTTCAAGCCAACTTTCAATATGCCCCTGCCAGAGATGATATGCCTGTTTTATACTTTCGATCTTTGGATGAACTTTGGAAGTATACAAAACACACGCTGACTTTGGCGCTTCTAAAAGAAAATATTCTGCAGGTTTTTCATCCCAGATAGCGCTAATCTTACCGACATTTTCACAGAGATTTAGCTTTTTTCGTATCTCTTCTGCAGTAAAACCGGGGGCAATTTTTTTTAAAAATTTTTGATCGTCCCTGATAGCAAAATATAGCCGAAAGATATGTTTGTGTTTCAGGGTAATGTAGTCCTCCGGCGCAAGGTATTCGTTGTAGATGCAAGGAGCAGGGATATCATGCATAAAGCTGTCTGGCTTATCAGGAAATTCATTGCAGGTATAGGGACGATACTTCTTACCAAAGATTCCGCATCGCAACAATGCACCGATAGAATGCCCTGTTGGCGTAATCAATCCCCTTAAATAAAATTCCAGACATTTGCAAGGGTTGAACACGATATCCTTCGACTGAAGGGCCGTATAAAGCAGTTTGATACCATAAGATGCGTTCCTTCGTTTTAAAAATACCTTTGTGACACCCAAATGATTTTGATTCCTGGGGATGCTCGTAAAACAGCATATTCCATCAGCGCAGACGTCGTTAACAAAACCAATATTCTTACCGCAACCAGAGCTACCGGGATCAGTTCTCATAATGATAATCCATACCAGACATTGACATTCCTGCTTTTTATACATTCTATTTTATAAACAAGACCGAAGACAATACAAAGTAACGAGGCGATTATACCCGTTATAAATAAAAAATCCAGAGATGATATCCTGAAATCTTTGTTACTGCTCATTTCTCCTGGGAATCCCTGAAGGACTGCCATCTCATGCCTTTCATCAGGCTGCCCAAGTGCCTTGCTCGTTAATATTCCGGCCATAAATCCGATAACGCGAAGCGGTTGCCTGCAGCGGGCACCAAAAAATCGCAGATATTTATCCTGCAACAGATGTCTTGTCTTGTATAAAAACAGAAAGAGACAACAATACACAAAATACAAAAGTCTGATCAGAAGACGTGGGAAATGAAGTAATTCTAATCCCTTTAAAAAATCTGACAAGGTTGTAGTTAAGGAGATAATGATAAGGAGAAGAGAAGACAGGCTTGACTTCACTGCGATGGAGAGAAATGTCCAGACACCTTTATCCGTAATTTCTACTTTCCAATAACCTATGTGCATGGACAAACAGACGAACCCTGTCTTTATAAAGGGGACGATCATTGCAATGACAACTACCCATGGAATCAAAAGGGAAATTCTTTTTAATATCTGCCCTGGTGTAATCCTGGCGAGAAACACGATTGCTAATAGTATCAGGAAATAGAGCCCAAAATCCCTGAAACGGGTGATGGGGGTCAGGATTATGCAACAGAACATTGCC from Candidatus Brocadia sp. includes these protein-coding regions:
- a CDS encoding energy-coupling factor transporter transmembrane protein EcfT encodes the protein MAGMLEKLDPRSKIISFLAMFCCIILTPITRFRDFGLYFLILLAIVFLARITPGQILKRISLLIPWVVVIAMIVPFIKTGFVCLSMHIGYWKVEITDKGVWTFLSIAVKSSLSSLLLIIISLTTTLSDFLKGLELLHFPRLLIRLLYFVYCCLFLFLYKTRHLLQDKYLRFFGARCRQPLRVIGFMAGILTSKALGQPDERHEMAVLQGFPGEMSSNKDFRISSLDFLFITGIIASLLCIVFGLVYKIECIKSRNVNVWYGLSL